A genome region from Gloeocapsopsis sp. IPPAS B-1203 includes the following:
- a CDS encoding sigma-70 family RNA polymerase sigma factor, translating into MSQSIPVSWSSVEANVPQTPVQIDNLSNYDLILRCQAGLRPERNAFAELLRRYQSHVDKVLYHLAPDWQDRADLAQEVWIRVYRNIKRLNDPVKFRGWLSRIATNLFYDELRKRKRNASPLSLDAPRTVEDGDMDWEIAGDHPSPDEELTTREFYEQLKEAIADLPEVFRTTIVLREIEGMAYEDIAEITGVSLGTVKSRIARARSRLQSQLQQYLDG; encoded by the coding sequence ATGAGTCAATCAATTCCTGTAAGCTGGTCATCTGTTGAGGCAAATGTTCCTCAAACACCAGTGCAAATCGATAACTTATCTAACTACGACTTAATTTTGCGTTGTCAAGCTGGGTTACGCCCAGAACGAAATGCATTTGCTGAATTGCTGCGTCGGTATCAGTCCCATGTCGATAAAGTTCTATATCATCTGGCTCCCGACTGGCAAGATCGCGCAGATTTAGCCCAAGAAGTTTGGATTCGTGTTTATCGCAACATCAAGCGCTTAAACGACCCAGTTAAATTTCGCGGCTGGCTGAGTCGAATTGCTACAAACCTATTCTATGACGAGCTACGGAAACGCAAGCGGAATGCTAGCCCGTTGTCATTAGATGCACCTCGTACTGTGGAAGATGGAGATATGGATTGGGAAATAGCAGGAGATCACCCCAGTCCTGATGAGGAGTTAACAACACGAGAGTTCTACGAACAACTCAAAGAAGCGATCGCGGACTTACCAGAAGTCTTTCGCACCACAATCGTCTTGCGGGAGATCGAAGGTATGGCTTACGAAGACATTGCCGAGATTACTGGTGTTTCTTTGGGCACTGTGAAGTCTCGAATTGCGCGAGCACGCTCTAGACTACAATCACAGCTCCAACAGTACTTAGATGGTTAG
- a CDS encoding gamma-glutamylcyclotransferase: MKSEAVHVFVYGTLKPGEINYQRYCADKVLTVKRAIAFGRLYHLPVGYPAMTLGGDCAERSAKGDRVEGFVLSFPNVEVLDYLDLLEDYHPRRPIEENEYYRQQIDTYNLDLTSLSSAWVYLMTPKQVNTFGGRRLPNGWWSSCLP; encoded by the coding sequence ATGAAATCAGAAGCCGTTCATGTATTTGTTTACGGAACACTGAAGCCTGGAGAGATCAATTATCAACGGTATTGTGCAGATAAGGTTTTGACAGTGAAACGGGCGATCGCATTTGGGAGGCTTTATCACCTTCCTGTCGGTTATCCTGCTATGACTCTTGGCGGCGATTGCGCGGAGCGCAGCGCCAAAGGCGATCGCGTTGAAGGCTTTGTCCTTTCGTTCCCTAATGTAGAAGTTTTAGATTATCTAGATTTACTAGAGGATTATCATCCTAGACGACCTATTGAGGAGAATGAGTACTATCGCCAGCAAATAGACACTTATAATTTAGACTTAACTTCTCTTAGTTCTGCTTGGGTTTACTTGATGACACCGAAACAAGTTAATACATTTGGTGGTCGGCGACTACCAAATGGTTGGTGGAGTAGTTGTTTACCATAA
- a CDS encoding AI-2E family transporter — MNTALVMNRVFSPLQQFLITWLLILITGWVTLNALRYIGELLSILITAGLIAFLLNYAVAALQSFLPRSIAAVLVYLLAGVVVVLTAVTLVPPVFNQARQLVVNLPSLVGSAQQQLTMFQTWSVEHNLPFDVRILASQLLARAQTLSEAIATKGFGLVLGTFNWVLDLIFVLVISFYMLIDGERLWQGLTRIFAPTIREKLTESLQRNLQRFVSGQLLLGLFMAATLTPAFWALHVPFFLLFAVFIGFMEVIPFIGATLGIATVTIVVAFIDWLLALQVLATAVALQQIKDNLVAPRIMGNLTGLSPVIIFVSLLLGAQFGGFLGVILAIPLTGVVKSLSEIVFDPTLPPQTGSFFYNPLDSSDQILLKVSSRTNDDAN; from the coding sequence GTGAACACAGCTTTAGTAATGAATCGTGTCTTTTCGCCACTGCAACAATTTTTGATTACCTGGTTGCTGATTTTAATCACAGGTTGGGTAACGCTAAATGCCTTAAGATATATCGGAGAACTACTCAGCATTTTGATTACTGCTGGGTTGATTGCATTTTTACTAAACTATGCGGTTGCAGCCTTGCAATCATTTTTACCTCGAAGTATTGCCGCAGTTCTAGTTTACTTATTAGCTGGAGTCGTTGTCGTTCTCACTGCTGTGACATTAGTACCACCAGTATTCAATCAAGCACGGCAGTTGGTCGTAAATTTACCATCGCTGGTAGGCTCTGCACAACAGCAGTTGACAATGTTTCAAACTTGGAGTGTAGAACACAACTTACCGTTTGATGTTCGGATCTTGGCATCACAGTTGCTGGCACGGGCACAAACTTTGAGTGAGGCGATCGCCACCAAAGGTTTTGGTTTAGTACTAGGAACTTTTAACTGGGTATTAGACCTGATTTTTGTTTTAGTGATCTCATTTTATATGCTCATTGATGGAGAGCGATTGTGGCAGGGGTTAACGCGCATTTTTGCACCAACAATTCGTGAAAAACTGACAGAATCACTTCAGCGTAACCTCCAGAGATTTGTTTCTGGTCAATTGTTGTTAGGTTTATTTATGGCAGCAACGCTGACACCTGCTTTTTGGGCGTTACACGTCCCGTTCTTTCTTTTATTTGCTGTTTTTATCGGTTTTATGGAAGTCATCCCCTTTATTGGGGCTACTTTAGGAATTGCAACAGTAACAATCGTTGTGGCATTTATTGACTGGTTGCTGGCATTGCAAGTTTTAGCAACAGCAGTCGCTTTGCAACAAATCAAAGATAATTTAGTTGCTCCTCGAATTATGGGAAATCTGACAGGTTTATCTCCAGTAATTATTTTTGTATCTTTACTATTAGGAGCACAATTTGGTGGATTCTTAGGAGTAATTTTAGCAATTCCTCTTACTGGTGTGGTTAAGAGTTTGTCAGAAATTGTGTTTGATCCGACACTACCACCTCAAACTGGTTCATTTTTTTACAACCCGCTCGATAGTAGCGATCAAATCTTACTCAAGGTTAGTTCAAGAACTAATGATGATGCCAATTAG
- a CDS encoding DUF99 family protein gives MYQYPPFFFQVSGVSPEVTAVLQRLTERGKVPEALRLAHLIGAAVVKGESGIIGLSLI, from the coding sequence ATTTATCAGTATCCACCTTTTTTCTTTCAGGTATCTGGTGTGAGTCCAGAAGTAACGGCTGTACTACAACGCTTGACAGAGCGTGGTAAAGTCCCTGAGGCATTGCGTCTAGCACATCTCATTGGCGCTGCTGTAGTCAAAGGAGAAAGCGGAATAATCGGCTTAAGCTTGATTTAG
- a CDS encoding DoxX family protein — MLAIIRKNKELLRVILAVSIIIVGLLHFALPDIFVSIVPSLLPYPLELVYISGFFEILGGIGLLVPTVSRAAAWGLIALFIAVFPANINMAVNHIHIDNIPDSPWFQVVRLPFQAVLIAWAWWYTKPATDIKNQAAIINLDEIET, encoded by the coding sequence ATGTTAGCAATAATTCGTAAAAACAAAGAGCTTCTACGAGTCATTTTGGCTGTATCTATTATTATAGTTGGTCTACTCCACTTTGCCTTACCTGATATTTTTGTCAGTATTGTGCCATCTCTTTTACCATATCCTTTAGAGCTAGTTTATATTAGTGGATTTTTTGAGATTTTAGGAGGAATTGGGTTACTTGTTCCTACAGTTAGCCGTGCTGCTGCTTGGGGACTAATCGCACTTTTTATTGCAGTGTTTCCTGCTAATATTAATATGGCTGTAAATCACATTCATATTGATAATATTCCTGATTCTCCTTGGTTTCAGGTTGTAAGATTACCGTTTCAAGCGGTTTTAATTGCATGGGCGTGGTGGTATACAAAGCCTGCAACTGATATCAAAAACCAAGCAGCAATTATCAATTTGGATGAGATAGAAACTTAG
- a CDS encoding Fis family transcriptional regulator: MTSEVKLPRKQPRNRGTQAIHTGYTNQPMGAMDRCQRDRFELLSAFLDGEVTAAERQQVEEWLANDAEIQRLYARLLKLRQGIRTLPIPPQQPVEQTVQQVFTRIEQRRSRRVAIWGGTAVAAMFVGALSGIFTGRPSLQIAGLQPVPEASETLMVAVNSPVVEIPKAAVVAPKPHFVNQADYRHE; encoded by the coding sequence ATGACGTCTGAGGTAAAGTTGCCACGTAAGCAACCCCGCAACAGGGGTACGCAAGCAATACACACTGGTTATACTAATCAACCAATGGGTGCTATGGATAGATGTCAGCGCGATCGCTTCGAGTTATTAAGTGCTTTTCTCGATGGTGAGGTAACGGCAGCAGAACGGCAGCAAGTCGAAGAATGGCTAGCAAACGATGCGGAAATTCAGCGTTTATACGCTAGATTACTCAAGCTACGTCAAGGTATAAGAACCCTACCAATACCACCACAACAGCCTGTAGAACAAACAGTCCAGCAAGTCTTTACTCGAATTGAACAGCGAAGATCGCGGCGGGTAGCGATTTGGGGAGGAACAGCGGTTGCTGCAATGTTTGTCGGCGCTTTATCGGGTATATTTACTGGTCGTCCTTCGCTTCAAATCGCTGGGCTGCAACCAGTACCTGAAGCTAGCGAAACTTTGATGGTTGCGGTGAATAGTCCAGTTGTTGAAATCCCTAAAGCAGCAGTAGTTGCTCCAAAACCGCACTTTGTTAATCAAGCCGACTACCGACATGAATAA
- a CDS encoding late competence development ComFB family protein yields MSIQKIVEQALHDGYLTPAMEAEVGRICDTAAELSIEDYMALDKLMGALLTGEVVAVPRKQFINVMEELVLTEAIARVAEIQVTSVHTIDVGDIAAYALNRLPPLYATTEEGAKYQSQRASEELQDLIREQVSAAIARSLDRPEFFPERQAISKNTGNEVLKQVSSLLQAYAPNYEEQIATEKSDSSFDSKTEL; encoded by the coding sequence ATGAGTATTCAGAAAATAGTAGAACAAGCTTTGCATGATGGTTATCTAACACCAGCAATGGAGGCCGAAGTTGGTCGAATTTGTGACACTGCAGCGGAACTTTCCATTGAAGATTACATGGCACTCGACAAATTAATGGGAGCGCTATTAACAGGAGAAGTTGTAGCAGTACCACGCAAGCAATTCATCAACGTGATGGAAGAATTGGTACTGACAGAAGCGATCGCACGGGTAGCAGAAATTCAAGTGACAAGTGTACACACCATCGATGTAGGTGATATTGCTGCTTACGCTTTAAATCGCCTTCCTCCTTTGTATGCCACAACAGAAGAAGGTGCTAAATATCAAAGCCAGCGTGCTAGTGAAGAACTACAAGATTTAATTCGCGAGCAAGTCAGTGCTGCGATCGCTCGTAGTTTAGATCGACCTGAGTTCTTCCCTGAGCGACAAGCTATTAGTAAAAATACTGGCAATGAAGTTCTCAAACAAGTTAGTAGCTTACTTCAAGCTTATGCACCTAACTACGAAGAACAAATAGCTACTGAAAAATCTGATTCGTCCTTTGATTCTAAGACAGAACTTTAA
- a CDS encoding TonB-dependent siderophore receptor codes for MVSIRQGRSLKGSLFLWLIQSVVEMGAIAFTLLLTSAVYASENVNTKERVSSLPQLTENQPATTVADWLAQIEASIVQITNVRVEATETGLQVVLETANGNFEVPETRIVGNDLIVDVAGAAIAQAFSQANPVEGIALVSVTSLPNNQVQVTITGTDAPPVAEVTTTAQGLVLAVTLGDANTVADEDAIEIVVTGEQDEGYNPSSASTATRTDTPLRDIPQSIQVVPREVLEDRNVRNLNEAVETVSGVARGGGLYGNGSITYNRIIRGFDQGFSGVTSFRNGFPDNDFFSLLPIGTIEQIEVLRGPASVLFGAGEPGGIINVITRQPLDEPYYNATFEAGSYGLYQPSIDLSGPLTDNDSVLYRFIASYQGSSDFQGFADSRLTTIAPSLTFNLGEQTELDLYYEYTHLYANPSAAGTNTVILSDGSLPPRNFAPYYPGLSLLNVRVDRFGYSLEHELNNDWRIRNNVAINLTHFRNDVAGFPSTVEDDRFVGGFDASKDNYQRNNFFGQIDLVGELGTGSISHQVLAGFDFNRFSNEGNNVDADTPLPPLDIRNPNYDIPTPSYSTIPTFSDFKLVRRSYGVYLQDQIALLDNLKLLIGGRYDWVSTDLAVDLTTPGDVIDRPTRNDGAFSPRAGLVYQPSEDVALYASYTRSFAPLSGFDNTSTDADVIYEPSRGTQYEVGVKADFLDSRLSATIAAYHLTRTNVLTPDPDDPTRSIQTGEQRSQGIEFDVTGEILPGWNVILSYALTDAEVTKDNTFPQGNRLANVPENQASFWTTYTIQEGALEGLGFGLGLFYIGERQGDLDNSFQLGDYLRTDAALYYRRGRFRGAINIRNLFDVDEAAFAFSRTLVQRTEPFTIVGSVSWEF; via the coding sequence ATGGTTAGCATTCGGCAAGGTAGGAGTTTGAAGGGCAGCTTGTTTCTATGGTTAATTCAAAGCGTGGTGGAAATGGGAGCGATCGCCTTTACCCTATTGCTAACTTCAGCAGTTTATGCATCAGAGAACGTTAACACAAAAGAACGGGTATCTTCTTTACCTCAGCTTACTGAAAATCAACCCGCGACAACCGTTGCCGACTGGCTCGCGCAAATCGAAGCATCGATAGTGCAAATTACGAATGTGCGTGTGGAAGCAACCGAGACAGGCTTGCAGGTAGTGCTGGAAACAGCAAATGGCAATTTTGAAGTGCCGGAAACTCGGATTGTGGGCAATGATTTGATTGTAGATGTTGCAGGTGCGGCGATCGCTCAAGCGTTTTCTCAAGCAAACCCAGTTGAGGGAATTGCGCTGGTGAGTGTAACAAGTTTGCCAAATAATCAAGTACAGGTAACGATTACAGGAACCGATGCGCCACCTGTGGCTGAGGTGACAACAACTGCTCAAGGATTAGTGCTAGCGGTGACGTTAGGGGATGCTAATACTGTAGCGGATGAGGATGCGATCGAAATTGTGGTGACAGGTGAGCAAGATGAGGGCTACAACCCGTCGAGTGCTTCTACAGCAACACGAACAGATACGCCGCTGCGGGACATTCCTCAATCGATCCAGGTGGTGCCGCGAGAGGTGTTGGAAGATCGAAATGTGAGAAATCTGAATGAAGCAGTGGAAACCGTTAGCGGTGTTGCTCGTGGAGGCGGACTTTATGGCAATGGATCAATTACATACAACAGAATCATCAGAGGATTCGACCAGGGGTTTTCAGGAGTTACCAGTTTCCGCAATGGCTTTCCTGATAACGATTTTTTTAGCCTCTTACCGATTGGAACTATTGAGCAAATAGAAGTGCTGAGAGGACCTGCTTCAGTTCTGTTTGGAGCAGGGGAACCTGGTGGAATTATTAATGTCATCACGCGGCAGCCTTTAGATGAACCCTATTATAATGCGACATTTGAGGCAGGAAGTTATGGGTTATATCAACCCAGTATTGATTTATCAGGACCGCTGACAGATAACGATTCTGTTTTATATCGCTTCATTGCTAGCTACCAAGGCTCGAGTGATTTCCAAGGCTTTGCCGACTCAAGATTAACTACGATCGCACCCTCTCTTACCTTTAATTTGGGAGAGCAAACAGAGTTAGACCTGTACTATGAATACACTCACCTTTATGCTAATCCTTCTGCTGCTGGCACTAATACTGTAATTCTCAGCGATGGTAGTTTGCCTCCTCGAAACTTTGCCCCCTACTATCCTGGTTTAAGCCTTCTGAATGTTAGAGTTGACAGATTTGGATACAGTCTGGAACACGAATTAAATAACGACTGGCGAATCAGAAACAATGTTGCAATCAACCTGACTCATTTTAGAAATGATGTGGCAGGATTTCCTAGTACAGTAGAAGACGATCGCTTTGTTGGTGGATTTGATGCCTCCAAAGATAATTATCAGAGAAATAACTTCTTCGGGCAGATCGACTTGGTTGGAGAGTTGGGGACTGGCTCAATTTCCCATCAAGTTTTAGCAGGGTTTGATTTTAACCGCTTCAGTAATGAAGGCAATAATGTCGATGCTGATACGCCTCTACCTCCTCTAGACATTCGCAATCCAAATTACGATATTCCAACTCCTAGCTACTCAACAATCCCTACCTTCTCCGATTTCAAGTTGGTACGGCGCTCGTACGGTGTTTATCTTCAGGATCAGATTGCGCTTCTAGATAATCTCAAACTTTTAATTGGCGGTCGCTACGACTGGGTTTCAACTGATCTTGCAGTAGATCTAACCACACCAGGAGATGTCATTGATCGTCCAACCCGCAATGACGGTGCCTTTAGTCCTCGTGCGGGTTTGGTCTATCAACCTAGTGAAGATGTTGCGCTCTATGCTAGCTACACGCGATCGTTTGCTCCTCTTTCTGGATTTGATAACACGAGTACGGATGCAGATGTTATTTACGAGCCATCAAGAGGAACTCAATACGAAGTTGGTGTAAAAGCTGATTTTCTAGATAGCAGACTTTCAGCAACCATAGCTGCCTATCATTTGACCAGAACCAATGTTCTTACACCCGATCCAGATGACCCTACTCGTTCTATTCAAACTGGAGAGCAGCGCAGTCAGGGAATTGAGTTCGATGTGACAGGTGAAATCTTACCTGGTTGGAACGTAATTTTATCCTATGCCTTAACCGATGCAGAAGTTACTAAAGATAACACCTTTCCTCAAGGCAATCGATTAGCAAATGTACCAGAAAATCAAGCAAGTTTCTGGACAACTTATACCATTCAAGAAGGTGCTTTAGAGGGCTTAGGATTTGGTTTAGGACTGTTTTATATCGGTGAACGGCAAGGTGATTTAGATAACTCGTTTCAACTAGGTGATTACTTACGGACTGATGCAGCACTTTACTATCGAAGGGGACGTTTCAGAGGTGCGATTAATATCCGTAACTTGTTTGATGTAGACGAGGCAGCGTTTGCCTTCAGCAGAACTCTTGTTCAAAGAACTGAACCCTTTACAATTGTCGGTTCGGTGAGTTGGGAATTTTAG
- a CDS encoding ABC transporter substrate-binding protein has product MRKKVFRKAKLFLLFLAAVFVFSIAACNSKTLWLQPGRINSTAKQAEQSDSAQKSAATKIVSHALGQAEIPLHPQRILVLDGSYLLDPLLAIGIKPVGAATCPYCIKSDTLNQFVADIPLVGHWEQPSLEKILSLKPDLIVGHIWQKQYYSLLSMIAPTVMIDTDSGVNFKKNLKYLAEILDRSDRAEEILAEYNERIQKFQQQLAEKLRTKTVSVLHLYGSNVAVYGSDFVPYGQIMLDAGIPLIPAYKNLKGYLELSLEALPDWDADILFVDILRVEDSGKLESSSFLQQPIWSTLKAVQNNQVYVVSWASTVVGPMTANQFVDELYRYFSDTL; this is encoded by the coding sequence ATGAGGAAAAAAGTGTTCCGTAAAGCCAAGCTATTTCTACTCTTTTTAGCAGCAGTTTTTGTCTTCTCTATCGCTGCTTGCAACAGTAAGACGCTGTGGCTTCAGCCAGGCAGAATAAATTCAACAGCTAAACAAGCAGAGCAGTCAGACTCTGCACAAAAATCAGCAGCAACAAAAATTGTCAGCCATGCTTTAGGACAAGCGGAAATTCCACTTCATCCCCAGCGCATTTTGGTGCTAGATGGTAGTTATCTTCTCGACCCGTTATTAGCAATAGGCATAAAACCAGTGGGTGCTGCCACCTGCCCCTACTGCATCAAGTCGGATACGCTCAATCAGTTCGTTGCTGATATTCCGCTTGTGGGTCATTGGGAACAACCGTCTTTAGAAAAAATTCTCAGTCTAAAACCTGATTTAATTGTGGGACATATATGGCAAAAGCAATACTATTCACTCTTGTCTATGATCGCACCTACGGTAATGATAGATACGGATAGTGGAGTCAATTTCAAAAAAAACTTGAAATATTTAGCCGAAATCTTGGACAGGAGCGATCGGGCTGAAGAAATTTTGGCTGAGTATAATGAACGAATTCAAAAGTTTCAGCAACAGCTAGCCGAAAAGTTGAGGACTAAAACAGTATCGGTTCTTCACCTTTATGGGTCAAACGTTGCTGTTTATGGATCGGATTTTGTGCCATACGGTCAGATCATGCTCGATGCGGGTATACCGCTTATCCCTGCTTATAAAAATCTCAAAGGCTACTTAGAATTAAGCCTTGAGGCTTTGCCTGATTGGGATGCCGATATTTTATTTGTTGACATACTCCGTGTGGAAGACTCTGGAAAGCTTGAATCGTCATCGTTTTTACAACAACCGATTTGGTCAACATTAAAAGCTGTGCAGAATAACCAAGTATATGTAGTGAGTTGGGCTAGTACTGTTGTAGGTCCAATGACAGCTAATCAATTTGTTGATGAACTTTATAGATATTTTAGTGATACTCTTTAA
- a CDS encoding AraC family transcriptional regulator, producing MTLILNQANWDELHQQAPKLQLDNLVYEDLEHITGIPECIGRGYNRNIELSPGLCLNFYDCEYQHDLIVKAPAHEHDIQIVILLSGFIYFEAVHPNLGGTCGYFSGSGISPAYVEKYRDGERLTFVGVNIEPEWLNSFLQEDKQYNSDIRKLLFKGDDWKISLYPTVTLKMRSLAQQLLNAPYRGAAKRMYLQGKVFELLAMHLDFITAEQKLRNLPRLKPETIARLHYAKEILTTQFENPPSLSELAQRVGVSDRTLQRGFRELFGTPVFGYLHNLRMEQAEQLLRSREMRVSEVAHAVGYSHLGHFTEAFKRKFGMTPKQCQMGK from the coding sequence ATGACACTGATCCTCAACCAAGCAAACTGGGATGAATTACATCAGCAGGCTCCCAAACTCCAACTTGACAATTTGGTGTATGAAGATTTGGAGCACATTACAGGCATACCAGAGTGCATAGGTCGCGGCTATAATCGCAACATAGAGCTATCACCAGGGTTGTGTTTAAATTTCTATGATTGCGAATACCAGCACGACTTGATAGTAAAAGCCCCTGCTCACGAGCATGATATCCAAATTGTGATTTTGCTGTCAGGATTCATTTATTTTGAGGCAGTTCATCCTAATTTGGGCGGGACGTGTGGCTATTTTTCGGGTAGCGGAATTTCACCAGCGTATGTTGAAAAATACCGAGATGGAGAGCGTTTAACCTTTGTCGGTGTAAACATTGAGCCAGAATGGCTAAACTCATTTTTGCAGGAAGATAAGCAATACAATTCTGACATTCGGAAGCTACTGTTTAAAGGAGATGACTGGAAAATATCGCTTTACCCAACAGTAACTTTGAAAATGCGATCGCTGGCGCAACAATTATTGAATGCACCCTATCGAGGTGCGGCGAAGCGGATGTATCTTCAGGGAAAGGTGTTTGAGTTATTAGCAATGCACCTCGACTTCATTACAGCAGAGCAAAAGCTGCGTAATTTACCAAGGCTAAAGCCTGAAACAATCGCGCGTTTGCATTACGCTAAAGAAATTTTGACGACACAATTTGAGAATCCGCCATCGCTGTCAGAGTTGGCACAACGAGTAGGAGTGAGCGATCGCACCCTCCAGCGAGGATTTCGCGAACTATTCGGTACACCCGTGTTTGGCTACCTGCACAATCTGCGCATGGAGCAAGCAGAACAGCTTTTACGCAGCCGAGAAATGCGAGTGTCGGAAGTCGCTCATGCGGTAGGCTATTCTCACTTAGGACATTTCACTGAGGCATTCAAGCGCAAGTTTGGCATGACACCAAAGCAATGTCAGATGGGGAAGTAG
- a CDS encoding Uma2 family endonuclease, with protein MNALTVDIKSVIDLTDEQFYQLCQRNRDLRFERTAQGELIIMPPTGGGTSQRNGRLTQQLFNWTDADGTGVAFDSSGGFKLPNGANRSPDAAWLTLERWNTLTPQQQEKFIPLCPDFVVELMSPSDSLSTTQAKMHEYIDNGARLGWLLNRKAKQVEVYRSGKAIEVCRAPETLSGEDVLPGFTLNLAPIW; from the coding sequence ATGAACGCTCTCACCGTTGACATTAAATCTGTCATCGACCTAACCGATGAGCAATTCTACCAGCTTTGTCAGCGCAATCGAGATTTGCGGTTTGAGCGCACTGCTCAAGGAGAACTGATTATTATGCCGCCCACCGGAGGTGGAACCAGCCAGCGCAATGGGCGTTTGACTCAGCAATTGTTTAATTGGACAGACGCAGATGGTACAGGTGTTGCTTTCGACTCCTCTGGAGGATTCAAGTTACCCAATGGAGCCAATCGCTCACCCGATGCAGCCTGGTTAACCTTGGAGCGCTGGAACACACTCACGCCCCAACAGCAAGAGAAGTTTATTCCGCTTTGTCCCGATTTTGTTGTGGAGTTGATGTCTCCGAGTGATTCGCTGTCTACAACACAAGCCAAGATGCACGAATATATTGATAATGGTGCGCGTTTGGGCTGGCTGTTGAACCGCAAGGCGAAGCAAGTTGAAGTTTATCGTTCGGGTAAGGCGATTGAAGTATGCCGAGCACCTGAGACGCTTTCGGGGGAAGATGTGCTTCCTGGCTTCACCTTGAATCTGGCTCCAATTTGGTAG
- a CDS encoding M23 family metallopeptidase, protein MQVQISPTNPHLGDTLTLLIEQNREAGEPSVTINQKTYPTFEIAPNRFRAMLPTTPLEQPGVRQIRVNAGDQVRNLAVQVKNRSFPIQRINLPPGKAGTSATQYELDRVAEFKKLVTPQKYWNGPFTRPNKGRISAIYGVRRYYNGKFAKDYYHRGVDYAGGVGSPVFAPASGRVALVGTVSQGFRIHGNIVGIDHGQGVTSAFLHLSRIDVKEGDMVKPGQVIGAVGSTGAVTGPHLHWGLYVHGESVDPVPWRERGFN, encoded by the coding sequence GGTGAGCCATCAGTTACAATCAATCAGAAAACTTACCCTACCTTTGAAATTGCCCCAAATCGATTTCGGGCAATGTTACCGACAACGCCCCTAGAACAACCAGGAGTACGTCAAATTCGAGTCAACGCTGGCGATCAGGTACGTAATTTAGCAGTACAAGTAAAGAATCGCTCATTCCCTATCCAGCGGATCAATCTTCCCCCAGGAAAAGCAGGAACTAGCGCAACACAGTACGAACTTGACCGCGTGGCAGAGTTTAAAAAGCTGGTAACGCCACAAAAATACTGGAATGGTCCATTTACAAGGCCAAATAAAGGGCGTATTAGTGCAATTTACGGTGTTCGTCGCTACTACAACGGCAAATTTGCCAAAGACTATTACCATCGTGGTGTTGACTATGCTGGTGGTGTTGGTTCGCCTGTCTTTGCTCCAGCATCAGGACGTGTTGCTTTGGTAGGAACAGTATCTCAAGGCTTTCGTATTCATGGCAATATTGTTGGCATCGACCACGGTCAAGGTGTGACGAGTGCTTTCTTACACCTAAGCAGAATTGATGTTAAAGAGGGAGATATGGTTAAACCAGGTCAAGTCATTGGTGCAGTAGGCTCCACAGGTGCAGTTACAGGTCCTCACTTACATTGGGGGCTATACGTTCATGGAGAATCGGTCGATCCTGTACCTTGGCGCGAACGAGGATTTAATTAA